Proteins encoded together in one Haloplanus vescus window:
- a CDS encoding tubulin/FtsZ family protein: MKLALVGVGGAGCRLVDTIRGLESNGDRQLCYGNLLTIDISRTDDDDFDHVPRDQHVTIGDTHREVDDGVAGDQDLAVEVTRTDFPEIQRELDEIRMRKLDGVLVVAGLGGGTGSGAGAVLVERLQELYDKPVYVLGVLPGADEPDSMAVNAARSLRSIVPAADSTILFDNDRWVDADAEDRFDQPNQELASRVLTLFARGQIDPEAIGANTLDSSDIIRTLSPGGVASIGYAATELETGGGLLSWLLSLFTGDDDEESSQRTDAGRIQSLVQQSLNSRLTLPCEVSSAERALVVLSGPPEELSRRGFESARQWLEEETETVEVLAGDDPRSGSSTIAAVVLLSNVTEVPQIDAMQRRAVEHEVDAEAVPTATEDDAS, encoded by the coding sequence ATGAAACTCGCATTAGTCGGTGTCGGTGGCGCCGGGTGCCGCCTCGTCGATACGATTCGCGGCCTCGAGAGCAACGGCGACCGACAGCTGTGCTACGGGAACCTACTGACGATAGACATCTCGCGGACCGACGACGACGACTTCGACCACGTCCCGCGTGACCAACACGTCACCATCGGCGACACGCACCGCGAGGTCGACGACGGCGTCGCCGGCGATCAGGACCTCGCGGTCGAAGTCACCCGGACCGACTTCCCCGAGATTCAGCGCGAACTCGACGAGATTCGGATGCGCAAACTCGACGGCGTGTTGGTCGTGGCAGGGCTGGGTGGCGGCACCGGAAGCGGCGCCGGGGCCGTCCTCGTCGAGCGACTCCAAGAGTTGTACGACAAACCGGTGTACGTCCTCGGCGTGCTTCCGGGCGCCGACGAACCCGATTCGATGGCTGTGAACGCCGCCCGCTCGCTCAGGTCCATCGTTCCGGCGGCCGACAGCACCATCCTCTTCGACAACGACCGCTGGGTCGACGCCGACGCAGAGGACCGGTTCGACCAGCCGAACCAAGAGCTGGCCTCGCGCGTCCTGACGCTGTTCGCCAGAGGCCAAATCGACCCCGAAGCCATCGGCGCCAACACGCTGGACTCCAGCGACATCATCCGCACGCTCTCGCCGGGCGGCGTCGCGTCCATCGGCTACGCCGCGACCGAACTCGAAACCGGTGGCGGCCTCCTGTCGTGGCTCCTCTCGCTTTTCACCGGCGATGACGACGAGGAATCCTCCCAGCGGACCGACGCCGGCCGGATTCAGAGTCTCGTCCAGCAGTCGCTCAACTCGCGGCTGACGCTCCCCTGTGAGGTGTCGAGCGCCGAACGCGCACTCGTCGTCCTGTCCGGACCTCCAGAAGAGCTCTCTCGCCGCGGGTTCGAGAGCGCCCGCCAGTGGCTCGAAGAGGAGACGGAAACCGTCGAAGTGCTCGCCGGCGACGACCCGCGGAGTGGGTCATCGACCATCGCCGCCGTGGTGTTGCTCTCGAACGTCACCGAGGTGCCACAGATAGACGCGATGCAGCGACGCGCCGTCGAACACGAAGTCGACGCCGAGGCGGTGCCGACGGCCACCGAGGACGACGCGAGTTAA
- a CDS encoding tubulin/FtsZ family protein, producing MKLATIGVGNAGSKVIDRMVEFESETNRNLCRHVHAINTARTDLAKPEYIPEEQRVLVGDTNQKSKGHGVGGDVEIGAEVMSADIDEIRRAFDDIEIHNVDAILVAAGLGGGTGSGGGPVVIDALQDMYDEPVYALGILPGEYEGGRPALNAARSLQSFVNKVDNFIAFDNDAWRARDQTIEEGYEEMNRELAARIVTLLAAGETDDTDVAENAMDSSDIIRTLATDGVSSIGYAATAVDAQPEGLLDRWGGGGREDDPLDDASQATKIKSLVRRATNSRLTLPCEVSSAERVLVVISGPPSEFSRKGIESARQWLEQEAETVEVLVGDDPRENSSRLSAAVLLSNVSDAPRIDTIQNQAVDAQEQIAEQQAEREEKINNLITDENDDLDPVV from the coding sequence ATGAAACTCGCTACTATCGGTGTGGGCAACGCCGGCAGCAAGGTCATCGACCGGATGGTCGAGTTCGAATCCGAGACCAACCGGAACCTCTGTCGACACGTCCACGCAATCAACACCGCCCGAACGGACCTCGCCAAGCCCGAATACATCCCCGAAGAACAGCGCGTTCTGGTCGGCGACACGAACCAGAAGTCGAAGGGCCACGGCGTCGGCGGCGACGTCGAAATCGGCGCCGAGGTCATGTCCGCCGACATCGACGAGATTCGTCGTGCGTTCGACGACATCGAGATTCACAACGTCGACGCGATTCTCGTCGCTGCGGGCCTCGGCGGCGGCACCGGCAGCGGTGGCGGCCCCGTCGTCATCGACGCCCTCCAAGACATGTACGACGAACCGGTGTACGCCCTCGGCATCCTCCCCGGCGAATACGAAGGCGGCCGCCCGGCGCTGAACGCCGCTCGCTCCCTCCAGTCGTTCGTCAACAAGGTGGACAACTTCATCGCCTTCGACAACGACGCCTGGCGCGCCCGCGACCAGACCATCGAAGAGGGCTACGAGGAGATGAACCGCGAACTCGCGGCCCGAATCGTCACGCTGCTTGCGGCGGGCGAAACCGACGACACGGACGTGGCGGAGAACGCCATGGACTCCAGCGACATCATCCGCACGCTCGCCACGGACGGAGTGTCCTCCATCGGGTACGCCGCCACGGCAGTCGACGCCCAGCCCGAAGGCCTCCTCGACAGGTGGGGCGGCGGCGGCCGCGAGGACGACCCTCTCGACGACGCCAGTCAGGCAACGAAAATCAAGTCGCTCGTCCGCCGCGCCACTAACTCACGGCTGACGCTGCCGTGTGAGGTGTCGAGCGCCGAACGAGTGCTCGTCGTTATCTCCGGCCCGCCGAGCGAGTTCTCTCGGAAAGGCATCGAGAGCGCTCGCCAGTGGCTCGAACAGGAAGCCGAGACGGTCGAAGTACTCGTCGGCGACGACCCTCGGGAGAACTCCTCGCGACTCTCCGCGGCGGTGCTCCTCTCGAACGTCTCGGACGCCCCGCGCATCGACACGATTCAGAATCAAGCGGTCGACGCGCAGGAACAGATCGCCGAGCAACAGGCCGAGCGCGAAGAGAAGATTAACAACCTGATTACGGACGAAAACGACGACCTCGACCCCGTCGTCTGA
- a CDS encoding ABC transporter ATP-binding protein, whose amino-acid sequence MADDHGGFEDVRETVDGHPMVELLAYAKSYWPRLTLGILAAFCTRFARLVPPLLVATAIDRVILGSAEPGLLARVGLLPGDPISGVAARTALLEQLVVIAALAYVIRSVTRFASRYLLQSAAQKIQRDLRTDAYDHIQTLSMDFFVDHQTGGMMSILNSDINRLEQFLNTEFRQIIRVVATVGGIAAILWSYSPKLAAIALAPVPIIGVASALFLRWIEPRYKSIREAVARLNTRLENNLGGAAVIKSFNRYGFERERVAERSQAYHDEKVAALRIRRAFFATLRLLTGVVFVLVLYIGGLDNITGVEGALSAGSFALFFLYLRRLYSPMRRVGKSANKYQLAKSSAERVFGLLGREPTITSPADPHRPEAVDGAVTFDDVTFAYGDREPVLEGISLDVPAGATIGLAGATGAGKSTLVKLVPRFHDVDDGAVCVDGVDVRSYDLRALREEVAVVEQTPYLFSGTVAENIAYGDRETLDGERREDDAASERVVEAAKAAEAHEFVADLPAGYDTLIGERGVKLSGGQRQRLAIARALLNDPAIIIFDEATSDVDTETEERIQESLNRLVEDRTAFVIAHRLSTLQDADRIVVLDDGNVVESGTHDDLLATGGEYASLWRAQADAAVADD is encoded by the coding sequence ATGGCCGACGACCACGGCGGATTCGAAGACGTTCGTGAGACGGTCGACGGTCACCCGATGGTGGAGTTACTCGCCTACGCCAAGTCGTACTGGCCGCGGCTGACCCTCGGCATCCTGGCAGCGTTCTGTACGCGCTTTGCCCGTCTCGTCCCACCGCTGCTCGTCGCGACGGCCATCGACCGCGTCATTCTCGGCTCCGCGGAACCAGGACTGCTCGCCCGCGTCGGCCTCCTGCCCGGCGACCCCATCAGCGGCGTGGCGGCGCGGACGGCGCTGCTCGAACAGTTGGTGGTCATCGCGGCGCTCGCGTACGTGATTCGGTCGGTGACGCGCTTTGCCTCGCGGTATCTGCTCCAGTCGGCTGCCCAGAAGATACAGCGTGACCTCCGGACCGACGCGTACGACCACATCCAGACCCTCTCGATGGACTTCTTCGTCGACCACCAGACCGGCGGGATGATGTCCATCCTCAACAGCGACATCAACCGACTGGAGCAGTTTCTCAACACCGAGTTCCGGCAGATAATCCGCGTCGTCGCCACCGTCGGCGGTATCGCGGCGATTCTGTGGAGTTACTCGCCGAAACTCGCCGCCATCGCCCTCGCGCCCGTCCCCATCATCGGCGTCGCCAGCGCACTCTTCCTCCGGTGGATCGAGCCGCGCTACAAGTCGATTCGGGAGGCCGTGGCGCGTCTCAACACCCGCCTCGAAAACAACCTCGGCGGCGCAGCGGTCATCAAGTCGTTCAACCGCTACGGCTTCGAACGCGAACGCGTTGCCGAGCGAAGTCAAGCGTACCACGACGAGAAGGTGGCCGCCCTCCGCATTCGCCGGGCGTTTTTCGCCACCCTCCGCCTGCTGACCGGCGTCGTGTTCGTCCTCGTGCTCTACATCGGCGGCCTCGACAACATCACCGGGGTCGAGGGCGCACTCAGCGCCGGCAGCTTCGCCCTCTTTTTCCTCTATCTCCGGCGCCTCTACTCGCCGATGCGCCGCGTTGGGAAATCGGCCAACAAGTATCAACTGGCCAAATCGAGCGCCGAACGCGTGTTCGGCCTCCTCGGGCGCGAGCCGACGATAACTTCGCCGGCCGACCCGCACCGCCCCGAGGCAGTCGACGGCGCGGTGACGTTCGACGACGTGACCTTCGCCTACGGCGACCGCGAACCAGTGCTCGAAGGGATTTCGCTCGACGTGCCCGCGGGGGCGACTATCGGCCTCGCCGGTGCGACCGGCGCCGGCAAGTCGACGCTCGTGAAACTCGTTCCGCGATTCCACGACGTGGACGACGGCGCAGTGTGTGTCGACGGCGTCGACGTGCGCTCGTACGACCTCCGGGCGCTCCGGGAGGAAGTCGCCGTCGTCGAACAGACGCCCTACCTGTTCTCGGGCACCGTCGCCGAGAACATCGCGTACGGGGACCGCGAGACTCTCGACGGGGAACGCCGCGAGGACGACGCGGCGAGCGAACGCGTCGTCGAAGCCGCGAAAGCTGCGGAAGCCCACGAGTTCGTCGCTGACCTCCCGGCGGGCTACGACACGCTGATCGGCGAACGGGGTGTGAAGCTCTCGGGCGGGCAGCGTCAGCGTCTCGCCATCGCCCGCGCCCTCCTCAACGACCCCGCGATAATCATCTTCGACGAGGCGACGAGCGACGTCGACACCGAGACCGAAGAGCGGATTCAAGAGAGCCTGAACCGACTGGTCGAGGACCGCACGGCGTTCGTCATCGCCCACCGCCTCTCGACGCTGCAAGACGCTGACCGCATCGTCGTCCTCGACGACGGCAACGTCGTCGAGTCGGGGACCCACGACGACCTACTCGCGACGGGCGGGGAGTACGCCAGCCTCTGGCGCGCACAGGCGGACGCCGCCGTCGCCGACGACTGA
- a CDS encoding PAS domain-containing protein encodes MPVGLTEAAFASLPTPAVVLDETGRIVESNAAWEAFADDHDHPLAPETDAPYLEALAQSSNEQAAVLADRVRALLDAEADVTDGEYLYDARGEAIRVRYALLGDGDGRHAVLTHAPTDSRTDADADLHLKERAMDATPIGITISDPSQPDNPVIYANAAFERITGYPVSEVLGRNCRFLQGEDTDPATVDRMRHAVDNWEPVTVEVRNYRRNGEEFWNEVTIAPIYDENGEPSHYVGFQQDVTDRKEAEEALETERDRLALLNQIVRHDIRNDMSVALGWGSELADRLPPEEADILERVMTAATHTKELTEAVGDLAEILGPVDPELEPVRLDEVLERETERVRSNFDYRTESVNISGDDDLPAVDVLATSILSSVFGNLLDNAVFHNDKTRVEISVAVEVRPETVLVRVADNGPGIPDPRKREVFGRGEKGLESPGSGLGLYLVDNLVQTYGGRVWIEDNDPSGSVVCVELRRANPDEP; translated from the coding sequence ATGCCTGTCGGACTGACCGAGGCGGCGTTCGCGTCGCTCCCGACCCCTGCCGTTGTCCTCGACGAGACCGGCCGAATCGTCGAGTCGAACGCGGCTTGGGAGGCGTTCGCCGACGACCACGACCATCCGCTCGCGCCGGAGACCGACGCGCCGTATCTCGAGGCGTTGGCGCAGTCGTCGAACGAGCAGGCCGCCGTACTCGCCGACCGAGTGCGGGCGCTCCTCGATGCGGAGGCCGACGTGACGGACGGCGAGTACCTGTACGACGCCCGTGGAGAGGCGATTCGCGTCCGATACGCGCTCCTGGGCGACGGCGACGGTCGACACGCGGTCCTGACGCACGCGCCGACCGACAGCCGCACGGACGCAGACGCGGACCTCCACCTCAAAGAGCGCGCGATGGACGCCACACCAATCGGCATCACCATCTCGGACCCGAGCCAGCCGGACAACCCAGTCATCTACGCCAACGCAGCCTTCGAGCGGATTACGGGCTACCCGGTATCGGAGGTGCTGGGTCGCAACTGTCGCTTCCTGCAGGGTGAGGATACCGACCCCGCGACGGTCGACCGGATGCGTCACGCCGTCGACAACTGGGAACCCGTGACCGTCGAGGTTCGCAACTACCGCCGGAACGGCGAGGAGTTTTGGAACGAAGTGACCATCGCACCAATATACGACGAGAACGGCGAGCCGTCGCATTACGTCGGCTTCCAACAAGACGTGACGGATCGAAAGGAGGCCGAAGAGGCCCTCGAAACCGAGCGTGACCGCCTCGCGCTCCTCAATCAGATTGTCCGTCACGACATCCGCAACGACATGTCGGTCGCACTCGGCTGGGGTAGCGAACTCGCTGACCGACTCCCGCCGGAGGAGGCCGATATCCTCGAACGCGTCATGACCGCCGCGACGCACACGAAAGAGCTCACCGAGGCGGTCGGCGACTTGGCCGAGATTCTGGGCCCGGTCGACCCCGAACTCGAACCGGTCCGCCTCGACGAGGTGCTCGAACGCGAGACCGAGCGCGTGCGGTCGAACTTCGACTACCGCACCGAGAGCGTCAACATCAGCGGCGACGACGACCTGCCGGCAGTGGACGTGCTGGCGACGTCGATTCTCTCCTCGGTGTTCGGCAACCTCCTCGACAACGCCGTCTTCCACAACGACAAGACCCGGGTCGAGATTTCGGTCGCCGTCGAAGTCCGACCCGAGACGGTCCTGGTCCGGGTTGCCGACAACGGGCCGGGGATTCCCGACCCGCGCAAGCGCGAAGTGTTCGGTCGTGGCGAGAAAGGCCTCGAAAGCCCGGGGAGCGGCCTCGGTCTCTACCTCGTCGACAACCTCGTGCAGACGTACGGCGGACGCGTATGGATCGAAGACAACGACCCCTCGGGGTCCGTCGTCTGTGTCGAACTGCGACGGGCGAACCCGGACGAACCCTAA